One genomic region from Streptomyces sp. NBC_01304 encodes:
- a CDS encoding HAD-IIIC family phosphatase: MTTTVKCVVWDLDNTVWDGVLLEDGDVKLRPVVVEVLRTLDERGILHAIASRNDHDAAMAKLTEFGIAEYFLHPQINWGNKSASVRAVAEAINIGIDTLAFVDDQPFERDEVRFAHPEVLCIDALDAERIPELPQMQPRFVTADSRERRHLYRADIRRKEAEETHEGTDEQFLASLGMRFTIAPAQERDLQRAEELTVRTNQLNATGYTYSYDELDAFRVSPDHELLVAGLEDTYGTYGKIGLALVERGADAWTLKLLLMSCRVMSRGVGSVLLNHLIRSAHEAGARLRAEFVPTSRNRTMFVTYKFAGFREVAKDGEVSVLEHDGTRVPEFPAYMDVTVER, from the coding sequence ATGACGACGACCGTCAAGTGCGTGGTGTGGGACCTCGACAACACGGTGTGGGACGGGGTGCTCCTGGAGGACGGCGACGTCAAGCTGCGGCCCGTCGTCGTCGAGGTGCTCCGCACCCTCGACGAGCGCGGCATCCTGCACGCGATCGCCAGCCGCAACGACCACGACGCGGCCATGGCCAAGCTGACCGAGTTCGGGATCGCCGAGTACTTCCTGCACCCGCAGATCAACTGGGGCAACAAGTCCGCCTCCGTCCGGGCAGTCGCCGAGGCGATCAACATCGGCATCGACACCCTGGCGTTCGTCGACGACCAGCCCTTCGAGCGCGACGAGGTCCGCTTCGCGCACCCCGAGGTGCTCTGCATCGACGCCCTCGACGCCGAGCGCATCCCCGAACTGCCACAAATGCAGCCGCGGTTCGTCACCGCCGACAGCCGTGAGCGCCGCCACCTCTACCGCGCCGACATCCGCCGCAAGGAGGCGGAGGAGACCCACGAGGGCACCGACGAGCAGTTCCTCGCCTCCCTCGGCATGCGCTTCACCATCGCGCCCGCCCAGGAGCGCGACCTGCAGCGTGCCGAGGAGCTGACGGTGCGCACCAACCAGCTCAACGCCACCGGATACACCTACTCGTACGACGAACTCGATGCCTTCCGCGTCTCGCCCGACCACGAACTCCTGGTCGCGGGCCTGGAGGACACCTACGGCACCTACGGCAAGATCGGCCTCGCCCTCGTCGAGCGCGGCGCCGACGCCTGGACGCTGAAGCTGCTCCTCATGTCCTGCCGCGTCATGTCCCGAGGCGTCGGCTCCGTCCTGCTCAATCACTTGATCCGCAGCGCCCACGAGGCCGGCGCCCGGCTGCGCGCGGAATTCGTGCCCACCAGCCGCAACCGGACGATGTTCGTCACCTACAAGTTCGCCGGCTTCCGCGAGGTCGCCAAGGACGGCGAGGTGTCGGTGCTCGAGCACGACGGGACCCGGGTGCCGGAGTTCCCGGCCTACATGGACGTCACGGTCGAGCGCTGA
- a CDS encoding FkbM family methyltransferase has protein sequence MSPYTINAEETSAAAGPPAEPVLWHLALVSGPDGTSLDSATAGLKARLAAAAPADAPTRMYNIGTPDGSHRGAVLAGEGTAAELGAKEPGESTAPVAFMFPGLGDHYQDMGRDLYRDFPVFRAAVDSCAEALAPELGLDIREVVFPDPTPEQPTAPVVDLRRMLGRDTGPQSENERRLNATRLAQPALFVIEYSLAKLWESWGTKPAMMIGYSLGEYVCATLAGVLSLKDALTLVARRAALIDELPKGSMLAVMLPEDELRPLLSVGISLSAVNGPEFCVAGGPTEAIAGLEQRLTAQGVVCRRVTTTHAFHTQMMSSITGPLTELARTLTLNPPRIPYISNVTGAPITDAQATDPGYWSQHLVSPVRFADGLRAVGNGPLLLETGPGQTLSSMATVVRGSEAGTIVAAMRHPLERHSDSAVALKALGRLWLAHADIDWDAFPAAELIAEPDAAVPDAPGASAHEASATEAELHGLWAKLLKTEQQLPYDIGFFEVGGNSLLASRLILRINRTFGVELTLRQVYEWSTLTRMAAAIDTLKAGGELIREDDASSHTAGSQARFRLPNGLEISHQNEAETLHFYEDIFDHRTYAKNGISIPDGATVVDVGGNIGLFTLFAHYEAKDVRVFTFEPAPPMFKLLSQNAAEHNVNAQLFNIGISDSESQAQFTFYPRSSGMSSFHPDEAEEKHNLRTIIANQQKTTADADVAELTSHAEELMDVRFEAIEFTATLRPLSAVIREQGIERIDLIKIDVQKSERQVIDGIADEDWPKIQQMVLEAHDADGEVARLVALLQSRGFTARAEQDELYVGTDIHNIYAVRGTR, from the coding sequence ATGAGCCCCTACACGATCAATGCCGAGGAGACGTCTGCCGCGGCGGGTCCGCCGGCCGAGCCCGTGCTGTGGCACCTCGCGCTGGTCAGCGGGCCCGACGGCACCTCCCTCGACTCCGCGACCGCCGGCCTCAAGGCCCGGCTCGCCGCCGCCGCGCCCGCGGACGCGCCGACGCGGATGTACAACATCGGCACCCCGGACGGCAGCCACCGCGGCGCGGTCCTGGCCGGCGAGGGCACCGCAGCCGAACTGGGCGCCAAGGAGCCCGGCGAGTCCACTGCCCCGGTCGCCTTCATGTTCCCCGGCCTCGGCGACCACTACCAGGACATGGGCCGCGACCTGTACCGCGACTTCCCCGTCTTCCGGGCGGCCGTGGACAGTTGTGCCGAGGCCCTGGCCCCCGAACTCGGCCTGGACATACGGGAAGTGGTCTTCCCCGACCCGACCCCGGAACAGCCCACCGCGCCCGTCGTCGACCTGCGTCGCATGCTCGGGCGGGACACCGGCCCGCAGAGCGAGAACGAGCGCCGTCTGAACGCCACCCGGCTGGCGCAGCCGGCGCTCTTCGTCATCGAGTACTCCCTGGCCAAGCTCTGGGAGTCGTGGGGCACCAAGCCCGCCATGATGATCGGCTACAGCCTCGGCGAATACGTCTGCGCGACCCTCGCCGGGGTGCTGTCCCTGAAGGACGCGCTGACCCTGGTGGCCCGCCGCGCCGCGCTCATCGACGAGCTGCCCAAGGGCTCCATGCTCGCCGTGATGCTGCCGGAGGACGAGCTGCGGCCGCTGCTGTCCGTCGGCATCTCGCTGTCCGCCGTGAACGGCCCGGAGTTCTGTGTGGCGGGCGGCCCGACCGAGGCCATCGCCGGTCTCGAGCAGCGCCTCACCGCGCAGGGCGTGGTCTGCCGCCGCGTCACGACGACCCACGCCTTCCACACCCAGATGATGAGCTCGATCACCGGTCCGCTGACCGAACTCGCACGGACGCTGACGCTCAACCCGCCGCGCATCCCGTACATCTCGAACGTCACCGGCGCCCCGATCACCGACGCGCAGGCCACCGACCCGGGGTACTGGTCGCAGCACCTGGTCAGCCCGGTCCGCTTCGCCGACGGGCTGCGGGCCGTCGGCAACGGCCCGCTGCTCCTGGAGACCGGCCCCGGCCAGACCCTGTCCAGCATGGCCACCGTGGTCCGCGGCAGCGAGGCGGGCACCATCGTCGCCGCGATGCGCCACCCGCTGGAGCGCCACTCCGACTCGGCCGTCGCGCTCAAGGCCCTGGGCCGCCTCTGGCTCGCGCACGCCGACATCGACTGGGACGCCTTCCCCGCCGCCGAGCTGATCGCCGAGCCGGACGCCGCCGTCCCGGACGCGCCGGGCGCGAGCGCGCACGAGGCCTCCGCCACCGAGGCCGAGCTGCACGGACTGTGGGCCAAGCTGCTGAAGACCGAGCAGCAACTCCCGTACGACATCGGGTTCTTCGAGGTAGGCGGCAACTCGCTGCTCGCCTCCCGGCTGATCCTGCGGATCAACCGCACCTTCGGCGTCGAGCTCACCCTGCGCCAGGTCTACGAGTGGTCGACGCTCACCCGGATGGCCGCGGCGATCGACACCCTGAAGGCCGGCGGCGAGCTGATCCGCGAGGACGACGCGTCCTCGCACACGGCCGGCTCCCAGGCCCGCTTCCGGCTGCCCAACGGCCTGGAGATCTCCCACCAGAACGAGGCGGAGACCCTCCACTTCTACGAGGACATCTTCGACCACCGCACCTACGCCAAGAACGGGATCTCCATCCCGGACGGCGCCACGGTCGTCGACGTCGGCGGCAACATCGGCCTGTTCACGCTCTTCGCCCACTACGAGGCGAAGGACGTCCGGGTCTTCACCTTCGAGCCGGCCCCGCCGATGTTCAAGCTGCTCAGCCAGAACGCCGCCGAACACAACGTGAACGCCCAGCTGTTCAACATCGGCATCTCCGACAGCGAGAGCCAGGCGCAGTTCACCTTCTACCCGCGCAGCTCCGGCATGTCCTCCTTCCACCCCGACGAGGCGGAGGAGAAGCACAACCTGCGCACCATCATCGCCAACCAGCAGAAGACCACCGCCGACGCGGACGTCGCCGAACTCACCTCGCACGCCGAGGAATTGATGGACGTCCGCTTCGAGGCCATCGAGTTCACCGCCACGCTGCGCCCGCTGAGCGCCGTGATCCGGGAGCAGGGCATCGAGCGCATCGACCTCATCAAGATCGACGTACAGAAGAGCGAGCGCCAGGTCATCGACGGCATCGCCGACGAGGACTGGCCCAAGATCCAGCAGATGGTCCTGGAGGCGCACGACGCGGACGGCGAGGTGGCCCGGCTCGTCGCGCTCCTGCAGAGCCGCGGCTTCACCGCCAGGGCCGAGCAGGACGAGCTGTACGTCGGCACGGACATCCACAACATCTACGCCGTACGCGGCACTCGCTAA
- a CDS encoding 3-hydroxyacyl-CoA dehydrogenase family protein translates to MMEFATVGVVGAGVMGVGVAQNLAQTGHQVVLVDVSDKVLEDARKELRTSLRTYALFNKGSGVDPKAVFEKIEFTTDYELLAKSDFVVENVTEDWGIKQQVYDRIDKIVRPEVTFAVNTSAISITRVGSITERPERVVGMHFMNPVPMKPMVEVIRGHHTTPETIDTARRFLAEMGKECIVVEDVPGFVSNRVLMLTINEAAFLVQDGVAPAKDVDRIFTSCFDHRMGPLETADLIGLDTILKSVEVLYESFNDSKYRPAPLLKKMVAAGLLGRKSGEGFHKYS, encoded by the coding sequence ATCATGGAATTCGCCACGGTAGGAGTGGTCGGCGCCGGTGTGATGGGCGTCGGCGTCGCACAGAACCTCGCCCAGACCGGTCATCAGGTGGTCCTGGTCGACGTTTCCGACAAGGTGCTCGAGGACGCCCGCAAGGAGCTGCGCACCAGCCTGCGCACGTACGCCCTGTTCAACAAGGGTTCGGGGGTCGACCCGAAGGCGGTCTTCGAGAAGATCGAGTTCACCACCGACTACGAGCTGCTCGCCAAGTCCGACTTCGTCGTCGAGAACGTCACCGAGGACTGGGGCATCAAGCAGCAGGTGTACGACCGGATCGACAAGATCGTCCGCCCCGAGGTGACCTTCGCCGTGAACACCTCGGCGATCTCCATCACCCGCGTCGGCTCCATCACCGAGCGCCCCGAGCGGGTCGTCGGCATGCACTTCATGAACCCGGTCCCGATGAAGCCGATGGTCGAGGTGATCCGCGGCCACCACACGACGCCCGAGACCATCGACACCGCCCGCCGCTTCCTCGCGGAGATGGGCAAGGAGTGCATCGTCGTCGAGGACGTGCCCGGCTTCGTCTCCAACCGCGTCCTCATGCTCACCATCAACGAGGCGGCCTTCCTGGTGCAGGACGGCGTGGCCCCCGCCAAGGACGTCGACCGCATCTTCACCTCGTGCTTCGACCACCGGATGGGCCCGCTTGAGACCGCCGACCTGATCGGCCTCGACACCATCCTCAAGTCGGTCGAGGTGCTCTACGAGAGCTTCAACGACAGCAAGTACCGGCCCGCCCCGCTGCTCAAGAAGATGGTCGCCGCCGGCCTGCTCGGGCGGAAGAGCGGCGAGGGCTTCCACAAGTACAGCTGA
- a CDS encoding acyl carrier protein, whose amino-acid sequence MSTDTRARIAEYLSRFFPVHDLKDDDNIFELGFVSSMFAMQLVSFVEHEFGITVENEDLELEYFQSISALDSFVTRKLSAPVPH is encoded by the coding sequence ATGAGCACGGACACCAGGGCCAGGATCGCGGAGTATCTGTCCCGCTTCTTCCCGGTGCACGACCTCAAGGACGACGACAACATCTTCGAACTCGGCTTCGTCAGCTCGATGTTCGCGATGCAGCTCGTCTCCTTCGTCGAGCACGAGTTCGGCATCACGGTCGAGAACGAGGACCTGGAGCTCGAGTACTTCCAGTCCATCAGCGCACTCGACTCCTTCGTCACCCGCAAGCTGTCCGCCCCCGTACCCCACTGA
- a CDS encoding acyl-CoA dehydrogenase family protein, with protein MLTAEQAQAAKEFRDFADREIAPHADAYHEAQRTPPETIRLLADEGLLGLPVPEQYGGGGCDAVTLGLLAGELGRACSSVRSLLTVHTMVAHAVNRWGGRALKDTWLPRLASGERIGALAVSEPGAGSDAAGVTTTLTKDGDDWLLDGHKKWITYGESADVFVVVGRTDAGPTALLVERDTPGVRTELIEDLIGIRASMTANVYFDNCRIPGANLLARPGLGVSHVVGAALDLGRYTVGWGCVGILDACLDASVDYANSRVQFGSLIKEHQLVRRMISNMYTDAHAARLLCLEAGRLRDRHDPGALAATSTAKYFAATAATRAAADAVQIHGANGCSSDYSVQRYLGDSRVMEVIEGSSQLHQVGLAEYAFQERALRSVR; from the coding sequence ATGCTCACCGCGGAACAGGCCCAGGCCGCCAAGGAGTTCCGGGACTTCGCCGACCGCGAGATCGCACCCCACGCCGACGCGTACCACGAGGCGCAGCGCACCCCGCCCGAGACCATCCGGCTGCTCGCCGACGAGGGGCTGCTCGGCCTCCCGGTGCCCGAGCAGTACGGGGGCGGCGGCTGCGACGCGGTGACCCTCGGGCTGCTCGCCGGCGAACTGGGCCGTGCCTGCTCCTCGGTGCGCAGCCTGCTCACGGTGCACACGATGGTCGCCCACGCCGTCAACCGCTGGGGCGGGCGCGCCCTGAAGGACACCTGGCTGCCCCGGCTCGCCAGTGGAGAGCGGATCGGCGCGCTCGCCGTCTCCGAGCCGGGCGCCGGCAGCGACGCGGCGGGCGTGACCACCACCCTCACCAAGGACGGCGACGACTGGCTGCTCGACGGCCACAAGAAGTGGATCACGTACGGGGAGAGCGCCGACGTCTTCGTCGTCGTCGGCCGCACCGACGCCGGGCCCACGGCCCTGCTCGTCGAACGCGACACCCCCGGCGTACGCACCGAGCTCATCGAGGACCTGATCGGCATCCGCGCCTCGATGACCGCCAACGTGTATTTCGACAACTGCCGGATCCCGGGCGCCAATCTGCTCGCCCGGCCCGGCCTCGGCGTCTCCCACGTCGTCGGCGCCGCCCTCGACCTCGGCCGCTACACCGTCGGCTGGGGCTGCGTCGGCATCCTCGACGCCTGCCTCGACGCCAGCGTCGACTACGCCAACAGCCGGGTCCAGTTCGGCTCCCTCATCAAGGAACACCAGCTGGTCAGACGAATGATCAGCAACATGTACACCGACGCGCACGCGGCCCGGCTGCTCTGCCTGGAGGCCGGCCGGCTGCGCGACCGGCACGATCCCGGTGCGCTCGCCGCCACCTCGACGGCCAAGTACTTCGCGGCCACCGCCGCGACCCGGGCCGCCGCCGACGCCGTACAGATCCACGGCGCCAACGGCTGCAGCTCCGACTATTCCGTGCAGCGCTACCTCGGCGACTCCCGGGTCATGGAGGTCATCGAGGGCAGTTCGCAGCTTCACCAAGTGGGCCTGGCCGAGTACGCGTTCCAGGAACGGGCGCTGAGGAGTGTGCGATGA
- a CDS encoding aromatase/cyclase: MTGQRVHRTSHAVEVAAPAGVVYGLISDVEQWPLFFPPNVHVERLEFDGTNERLRMWAVANGEIRSWLSHRVQDPTERIIQFRQQNPQNPVETMNGTWIVEELPGGDSRLTLLHDYTVVGDQAANVEWVERAIDTNSRAELGNLRRIAERWTKFDELILSFEDTVRVNGPAELVYDFLYRVGDWPDLVPHVSSLELTEDAPGVQVMKMDTRTADGSTHTTESVRICFPHAGRIVYKQTATPALMDAHTGEWSVLPDESGVTVSSQHSVVLREEAVEQVLGAGADLTRARRYVREALGRNSTATLQLAKRHAESAIRVL; the protein is encoded by the coding sequence ATGACGGGTCAGCGAGTGCACCGTACGTCCCACGCGGTCGAGGTGGCCGCGCCGGCCGGGGTGGTCTACGGATTGATCTCCGACGTGGAGCAGTGGCCGCTGTTCTTCCCGCCGAACGTGCATGTCGAGCGGCTCGAGTTCGACGGCACGAACGAGCGGCTGCGGATGTGGGCCGTCGCCAACGGGGAGATCAGGTCCTGGCTCTCGCACCGGGTGCAGGACCCGACGGAGCGGATCATCCAGTTCCGTCAACAGAACCCGCAGAACCCGGTCGAGACGATGAACGGGACCTGGATCGTCGAGGAGCTACCCGGCGGCGACAGCCGGCTCACCCTCCTGCACGACTACACGGTGGTGGGCGACCAGGCCGCGAACGTGGAGTGGGTCGAGCGGGCCATCGACACCAACTCCCGTGCCGAGCTGGGCAATCTGCGACGGATCGCCGAGCGCTGGACCAAGTTCGACGAGCTGATCCTCTCCTTCGAGGACACGGTCCGCGTCAACGGCCCCGCCGAGCTGGTCTACGACTTCCTCTACCGGGTCGGCGACTGGCCCGACCTCGTCCCGCACGTGTCGAGCCTCGAGCTGACCGAGGACGCCCCCGGCGTGCAGGTGATGAAGATGGACACCCGCACCGCGGACGGCTCCACACACACCACCGAGTCGGTACGGATCTGCTTCCCGCACGCGGGACGCATCGTCTACAAGCAGACCGCGACGCCCGCCCTGATGGACGCGCACACCGGCGAGTGGTCGGTGCTGCCCGACGAGAGCGGCGTGACGGTGAGCTCCCAGCACAGCGTCGTGCTGCGCGAGGAGGCCGTCGAGCAGGTGCTCGGCGCGGGCGCGGACCTCACCCGGGCCCGCCGCTACGTACGCGAGGCGCTGGGCCGGAACTCCACGGCGACGCTCCAACTGGCCAAGCGGCACGCGGAGTCGGCGATCCGCGTCCTGTGA